Within Pseudomonas tructae, the genomic segment ACGGGTTGCATAAAACCGGCAGGATCACCAGGCAGCTGGTAATCCCGGGGCAGGGAAACAACCAGAAAGTCAGGCGAACCATGGCCTGGGCGAGGATAGCAATACAGATGAGCAGGGGCAGCGGAAAGATATTGATCGCGACTTCGCTGAAGGTCAGCAGCCGGTACAACCACTCCAGCAAGATTCGGCCCTGATTGCGCCAGGCGTCCTGGGACTGGAGCAGTGCCCGCCAGTTGTCATCCACATAGGCATAATCAGCACGAACAATCGGATACACGTACACAAGAGACAGAACGATAAAAAACACCATCACTTCTTTCGGGCTTAATGCCCGCTCATTCCCCTGCATGCGTGGCCTCCTTTCGATAAGCCGAGACAGTAGCCTTCACAATCTCTTTCACCACATACCGGGGGCGATGCTTGGCCTCCATGTAGATACGACCGATGTACTCGCCCAGTATGCCGATGCCGATCAGTTGTACCCCGCCCAAGAACAGAATTGCCGTCATCAAGGACGGATATCCGGGCACATCATTGCCGAACAGGAGCTTGTCCAGAACCAGGTAAGCGGCATACAGCAAAGCCAACAACGAGATGAACGCGCCGACGTAACTCCACAGGCGCAAGGGCCAAGTGCTGAACGAGGTAATGCCGTCCAGTGCCAAGTTCCACAGATGCCAGGCGTTGAACTTGCTGCGCCCCACCGCCCTCGGTGCGCGGTCGTACGCGACGATGGCGACATTGAAGCCTGCCCACGACAGCACACCTTTCATAAACAACTGCTGCTCCGGCAGGGTCTTGATCACGTCCACCACTTTGCGGTCCATCAAGCGAAAATCGCCGACGTTTTCCTCGATATGGGTGTAAGCGATGCGATTGAGCAGGCGATAGAACAACGAAGCGCTGCGGCGCTTGAGGTAACCATCGGCGGAGCGATCACGGCGTTTGGCCAGGACTACATCGGCGCCCTGCTGCCACTGATCGATCAACTGCGCAATCACCTCCACCGGGTCTTGCAGGTCAACATCGATGGGGACCACGGCATCACCACTGGCGTACTCCAGGCCAGCGAACAGCGCCGGTTCCTTGCCAAAATTACGCGAAAAATTGATCAACACTACATCCGGATCAGCCATCGCAATCGACCGGGCGACTTCCGCCGTGCGGTCACTGCTGCCATCGTTGATGAAGACAATTTCAATGCAGTGCCCCTGCAATGATGGCTCTCGCCGCACCGCGTGGTAAAACGGGCGCACCGCCTGCTCTTCATTGAATACTGGAACGATCAGCGAGACGTTCATGGCGCGGCCCTGCGAAACACCACCCATTTGGCCAGCAGAAAGCCGCAAGTCAGGCTGATCAGGGAAAAGCTCACGACGGTGATTATCCCGTGCAGCCGCCAATAGTCGCCCAAGCAGCCCACCGCAAGGCTGATCGCGCCCAGACATAGCATGAACAACAGGTAGCGCCCGATCGAGGGCACCACGGCAAAGGTGTACAGAGCATTTACATAAAATGAAAGGCTGGCCGCCACGCAAAACGCCAGAAGATTACTGAGGGCCTGACTTAAATCGAACGCTACCCGCAAGACGAAAAAAAGCTGCCAATGCACCAGGGTATTGGCAATGCCGATCACGCTGTAGGTAGAGAATCCTTTCCATATATTGGCCATATCCACGTCCCGCCTCCCTGCCTGCTGCGGCTTTACACCAGCAAGCCATGTCGCCGGCGGTTCGTCTACTGACAAAATTAACAGCTAAGGCCCATTTGCGACCAACGGTCTGCAAACTCGGGCCGACTCGAGACATCCAGTAATAAGCAACTTTTGCAATTGCAGCCAAATACCTCCACCCTGCCCCCCGCCCGACGCGCGGCGCGAGCGATTGCCCTCGTCCGCAGGTCACTACTACATCAACTGTTCAAGAGCCCGCTGCCATGCTTAACGGACGCGACCCGCGCATCGATTTCTTTCGAGGCCTGGCGTTGATCTTCATCTTCTGGGATCACGTCCCCCACAACCCTCTGGGCCAGATCACCCTGCGTAACATCGGTTTTAGCGATGCTGCGGAAGTGTTCGTATTTCTCGCCGGCTACGCCGCAGTCCTGGCCTATGGCAAGGTCCTGCAACGCGATGGCTACCTGATCGCCTGCGTGAAGATCTTGCGCCGTACCTGGGTGCTGTATGTGGTGCACATCTTCCTGCTGGCGATGCTGATGGGCATCGTGTTCTTTGCCAACAGCCATGTGCAGACCCGCGACCTGGTCCAGGAGATGGGCCTCACCCATTTCATCACCAACCCCCAGCAGGCCCTGACCGACGAGCTGCTGCTGCGCTTCAAGCCCAACCTGATGGACCCGCTGCCGCTGTATATCGTGCTGCTGGCTGGCTTGGCGCTGGTACTGCCGCTGCTGATGCGCAATGCCCTGGCCGTGGTCGGGGTGTCGATGGCGGTGTACCTGGTGGCACCTAAGCTTGGTTGGAACCTGGCGAATTTTTCCGATGGCGTGTGGTACTTCAACCCGGTCACCTGGCAGTTCCTGTTCGTGCTTGGCGGCGCCGCTGCGTTGTACGGGCAGCAGGCACGGCCAGCACAAACCCGGCCGCTAAGCCGACAGCCTCTGTTCCTCGCCGCAGCCGCCTACTCACTGGCTGCGGGCATCATTACCCTGTCCTGGCGCTGGCCAGAGATTCACGATGCGTGGATGCCGACTAGCCTCAATAACCTGCTGTACCCGATCAGCAAGACCGACCTGTCGCCGGTGCGCCTGCTGCATTTCCTGGCCTTGGCCTATGTCACCGCCAAACTGCTGCCGGGCGTTGGCTGGACGCACAACTGGCTGGCGCAGCAAACTTGCCGCATGGGCCGCTACTCCCTTGAAGTGTTCTGCCTGGGGGTGTTGTTGGCGCCCTTGGCGGACATGGTCAATGCCATGGCCGATGACACCTTTGCCGTGCAGGTCTTCACCGCGCTGGTGGGGGTTACGATCATGGCCCTGCTCGGTGCCTGGCTGGACTTCAACAAACGTTTGACCCAGCCGATGCGGGCGGTTGCTACCTGATAACCGCAGGC encodes:
- a CDS encoding glycosyltransferase family 2 protein, translating into MNVSLIVPVFNEEQAVRPFYHAVRREPSLQGHCIEIVFINDGSSDRTAEVARSIAMADPDVVLINFSRNFGKEPALFAGLEYASGDAVVPIDVDLQDPVEVIAQLIDQWQQGADVVLAKRRDRSADGYLKRRSASLFYRLLNRIAYTHIEENVGDFRLMDRKVVDVIKTLPEQQLFMKGVLSWAGFNVAIVAYDRAPRAVGRSKFNAWHLWNLALDGITSFSTWPLRLWSYVGAFISLLALLYAAYLVLDKLLFGNDVPGYPSLMTAILFLGGVQLIGIGILGEYIGRIYMEAKHRPRYVVKEIVKATVSAYRKEATHAGE
- a CDS encoding GtrA family protein → MANIWKGFSTYSVIGIANTLVHWQLFFVLRVAFDLSQALSNLLAFCVAASLSFYVNALYTFAVVPSIGRYLLFMLCLGAISLAVGCLGDYWRLHGIITVVSFSLISLTCGFLLAKWVVFRRAAP
- a CDS encoding OpgC domain-containing protein — translated: MLNGRDPRIDFFRGLALIFIFWDHVPHNPLGQITLRNIGFSDAAEVFVFLAGYAAVLAYGKVLQRDGYLIACVKILRRTWVLYVVHIFLLAMLMGIVFFANSHVQTRDLVQEMGLTHFITNPQQALTDELLLRFKPNLMDPLPLYIVLLAGLALVLPLLMRNALAVVGVSMAVYLVAPKLGWNLANFSDGVWYFNPVTWQFLFVLGGAAALYGQQARPAQTRPLSRQPLFLAAAAYSLAAGIITLSWRWPEIHDAWMPTSLNNLLYPISKTDLSPVRLLHFLALAYVTAKLLPGVGWTHNWLAQQTCRMGRYSLEVFCLGVLLAPLADMVNAMADDTFAVQVFTALVGVTIMALLGAWLDFNKRLTQPMRAVAT